The proteins below are encoded in one region of Acanthochromis polyacanthus isolate Apoly-LR-REF ecotype Palm Island chromosome 4, KAUST_Apoly_ChrSc, whole genome shotgun sequence:
- the btbd8 gene encoding LOW QUALITY PROTEIN: AP2-interacting clathrin-endocytosis protein (The sequence of the model RefSeq protein was modified relative to this genomic sequence to represent the inferred CDS: inserted 3 bases in 3 codons; deleted 2 bases in 2 codons) — MITTEATREFQAKERKYKEQLKRCLSSALSADLSRLLQEELEADVSLYAASGSLRAHRAVLLARAPHVLRGQTHKDPIIIHLPGYELSALKDFLRRVYTAEQSMRSAEVIPDVEGSVPESTLPVPNPADLHHSTDSDAVVLEPASGLGADLLDLYQRGEQCDITIQVAEHVFSCHRAILCARSQYFRAMLSGSWMESSRQCITLQGLGPDEMEILLQFMYGAIVDLPSGASASQVVLAADMLGLEGLKDVVEMVLTRDYCRFFPKSADGVQRTVLECLSLTHALGLQNLNMHCKRWVAEHFVKAWCERNFSLLSPELHRACLTAVTEAMTVQNAVTMLCGTDQLIGSLPEVKWAQQVRSLATELQEESLQVIVQHLPRIIHTQAFHDLLRREQFTREPTLLKKLCSAIRERVTVDNCCDLFTAVHCLCLDDSEEDFFLEQREQKQEEPWKQEVCTLRGRLWTFLLQTFYAVRHTQGWETLSSKHRERILAGDNRRLGKKPVFTSSQSRAVKCSSSAPESPPVHRTQRVSESRNSSSRSAASAMKSDGLGTANKSGDGPTSKTKNMKKPGDRSVXTKAKTASSGSPVVNGTGAAGARRDVASANGPRSSHGAKEQEKKPNPXARPKTSPPSCTSMSQTAGMKAQKSSAGKADNTAGIAQPSASSTSAXASPENGASSPRNDTHSIPGAKPKHQAKAVNKSPLTKPPQRSDTTKTSSPTNKSTVREKAKTTAAEKVSAGVTAARADTRGRSTPDHHVAKHGSSVKKPASPRKDDSKDGVKTSAGDKAASEAPKKKITKPASGNGATAKSSAKPVKASSAPSKQTSVAAAKSGPKPKSSTELPSEKASPKTGGTSKTSATAASKKSETKGKEAATGKKSDDKTGPTENSGNAVEEKHITELMPFDQAAAHSTQPTSQGGGESLNVESSANQSLQKPAMQSGDPAGAGDETSVTLSTNNIPQVKSAQADACKQADGSKVKQCQSGVIPAHISGGQVHEVSSPNSPRDPEHPIDTPCSMGSTDTPLEDSWSGIHQQVSPESETGSTHTTSSDDIKPRSEDYDAGGSQDDDCSNDRGVSKCGTMRCHDFLGRSSSDTSTPEELKMYEGGAGLRVEVRLRGKDAETTSEEEAVRRRPRSWLQRDEVPVEEEHSEVEATVTVKSVPDHQLFSSEEEEEDDDEEETEDERSEVEVIPGQAPPPPTEPSPHFQGIINLAFDDDGVDQENDQPDYQSTSNFRRSVLLSVDECEELGSEEGGIQTPPQQSDDALTPCDVFESNPTAPQSNYAPSNDLQNHLPRHVKNTGMKHKKHKEEQEEKSSVFLTELQDPVQEENNHIQVEGVKSSCPPLDSDTRDLPPQERPCHLDLRHTEQYNGGMSKNHINPSESKKADLHLDLNEPQLTGDSPVHAAQSPAGDNGCDRLDQTCKHDRRPSKALSPIYEMDVGEAFEHCSDKDRNAKQQADEEKQRGDGNKSSEFAERDWSLLRQLLSDHESNLGIINPVPEELNLAQYLIKQTLSLSRDCLDSEAFLSPEKETFKRWAELISPMEDSSTSITVTSFSPEDAASPQGEWTIVELETHH, encoded by the exons ATGATTACCACTGAGGCTACAAGAGAGTTCCAGGCCAAAGAGCGTAAatacaaagagcagctgaaaagatGTTTATCATCTGCTTTGTCTGCAGACCTGAGCAG GTTGCTGCAGGAGGAACTGGAGGCAGATGTTTCTCTGTATGCTGCTTCTGGCTCGCTCCGAGCACACAGAGCTGTACTGCTGGCCAGAGCTCCTCATGTGCTTCgtggacaaacacacaaagatccCATCATCATCCATCTTCCTGGCTATGAGCTCTCTGCGCTGAAAGACTTCCTCAG GCGGGTGTacacagcagagcagagcatGCGCTCAGCTGAAGTAATCCCAGATGTGGAGGGCTCCGTGCCTGAAAGTACTCTGCCTGTTCCCAACCCAGCAGACCTTCATCATTCCACTGACTCAG ACGCTGTTGTTCTGGAGCCAGCTTCTGGCCTTGGAGCTGACTTGCTGGATCTGTACCAAAGAGGAGAACAGTGCGACATCACCATCCAAGTAGCAGAGCACGTCTTCTCCTGCCACAG GGCAATCCTGTGTGCACGGTCTCAGTACTTCCGAGCCATGCTCAGCGGGAGTTGGATGGAGAGCTCCAGACAATGCATCACTCTGCAAGG CTTAGGTCCAGATGAGATGGAAATCTTGCTCCAATTCATGTACGGAGCCATTGTGGATCTGCCCAGCGGAGCCAGTGCCAG TCAGGTGGTGCTGGCTGCAGACATGTTGGGTTTGGAGGGGCTGAAAGATGTAGTGGAGATGGTTCTGACCCGAGACTACTGCCGCTTCTTCCCCAAG TCAGCTGACGGTGTTCAGAGAACAGTTCTTGAGTGCCTGTCCCTCACACATGCCTTAGGCCTTCAAAACCTGAACATGCATTGTAAGAG GTGGGTTGCTGAACATTTTGTGAAAGCCTGGTGCGAGAGAAATTTTTCCCTCTTGTCCCCTGAGCTCCACAGAGCCTGTCTGACTGCTGTAACTGAAGCCATG ACTGTGCAGAATGCAGTGACCATGCTCTGTGGCACTGACCAGTTGATTGGCAGCCTCCCTGAAGTCAAGTGGGCCCAGCAGGTGAGAAGCCTGGCCACAGAGCTCCAGGAGGAGAGCCTGCAAGTCATCGTCCAGCACTTGCCAAGAATCATTCACACTCAGGCCTTTCACGACCTTCTCAGG AGAGAACAGTTTACCAGAGAGCCGACGTTGTTGAAGAAGCTGTGTTCAGCCATCAGGGAACGTGTGACCGTGGATAACTGCTGTGACCTTTTCACTGCCGTGCACTGTCTTTGCTTAGATGACTCTgaagaggatttttttctggAGCAGCGAGAGCAAAAACAAGAGGAG cCGTGGAAACAGGA AGTTTGTACGCTACGCGGGCGGCTCTGGACCTTC CTGCTCCAGACCTTTTACGCGGTTCGCCACACGCAGGGATGGGAGACTCTGTCGTCCAAACACAGAGAGAGGATACTGGCAG GGGACAATCGGAGACTTGGTAAAAAGCCTGTATTCACTAGCTCACAG TCAAGAGCTGTAAAATGCTCTTCATCTGCACCTGAGAGTCCTCCTGTGCATAGGACG CAAAGGGTTTCTGAAAGCAGAAATTCTTCCTCCCGTAGTGCTGCATCAGCCATGAAGTCTGATGGACTGGGAACAGCTAACAAATCAGGAGATGGTCCCACATCCAAGACAAAGAACATGAAGAAACCAGGAGACAGGAGTG GCACCAAAGCAAAGACAGCGTCATCTGGCTCACCAGTTGTCAATGGCACAGGTGCTGCAGGGGCCCGACGAGATGTAGCCAGTGCCAATGGTCCCAGAAGCTCTCATGGGGCTAAAGAGCAAGAGAAGAAGCCAAACC GTGCAAGGCCTAAAACCTCTCCCCCGAGCTGCACGTCTATGAGTCAAACAGCAGGAATGAAGGCTCAGAAGAGCTCAGCAGGAAAGGCTGATAACACTGCTGGCATCGCCCAGCCCAGTGCTTCATCCACATCAG GCGCATCGCCAGAGAACGGTGCCAGCAGCCCTCGCAATGACACCCACTCCATTCCAG gtGCAAAACCCAAACACCAGGCCAAGGCGGTGAACAAATCCCCACTGACCAAACCTCCTCAGAGGTCAGATACAACAAAGACCAGCAG TCCTACCAATAAGTCAACTGTGAGAGAAAAAGCCAAGACGACTGCAGCAGAGAAAGTGTCTGCAGGAGTGACCGCAGCAAGAGCAGACACAAGGGGAAGAAGCACACCAGACCACCATG TCGCCAAACATGGATCCTCTGTGAAAAAGCCAGCTTCCCCCAGGAAAGATGACAGCAAGGATGGGGTAAAAACCTCAGCAGGAGACAAAGCAGCCAGTGAAGCTCCCAAAAAGAAGATCACGAAACCTGCTTCAGGGAATGGAGCCACAGCTAAATCCAGTGCTAAACCAGTAAAAGCCTCTTCAGCCCCATCTAAGCAAACCTCCGTAGCAGCTGCCAAGTCTGGACCAAAGCCAAAAAGTAGTACTGAATTACCTTCAGAGAAAGCTTCACCAAAAACTGGGGGAACCTCCAAAACTTCTGCTACTGCTGCCTCCAAGAAATCAGAAACTAAAGGAAAAGAAGCAGCGACCGGTAAAAAATCAGACGATAAAACTGGTCCAACTGAAAACTCTGGAAACGCTGTAGAGGAAAAACATATCACAGAGCTGATGCCCTTTGATCAGGCTGCAGCACACAGCACTCAGCCAACAAGCCAAGGTGGAGGGGAGTCACTAAATGTAGAATCAAGTGCTAACCAGAGTCTACAGAAGCCTGCAATGCAGTCAGGAGATCCTGCTGGTGCAGGAGATGAGACCAGTGTTACACTATCCACTAACAACATCCCCCAAGTTAAATCTGCTCAGGCAGACGCTTGCAAACAGGCCGATGGGAGTAAAGTGAAACAATGTCAAAGTGGTGTCATTCCTGCTCATATCAGTGGAGGACAAGTCCATGAGGTCAGCTCACCAAATTCCCCAAGAGACCCTGAACATCCCATAGACACGCCCTGCAGCATGGGGAGCACTGACACTCCTCTAGAGGACTCCTGGAGTGGCATACACCAACAGGTCAGCCCAGAATCAGAGACTGGCAGCACACACACCACGTCCTCTGACGACATCAAGCCCCGATCAGAGGACTACGATGCAGGAGGTTCGCAAGATGACGACTGCTCCAATGACCGAGGTGTGTCCAAATGCGGCACCATGCGCTGTCATGACTTCTTGGGTCGCAGTAGCAGCGACACCAGCACCCCAGAGGAGTTAAAGATGTACGAAGGCGGGGCCGGGCTGAGAGTGGAGGTACGGCTGCGTGGGAAAGACGCAGAGACCACAAGTGAGGAGGAGGCAGTAAGACGACGCCCTCGTTCCTGGTTGCAAAGAGACGAGGTTCCGGTAGAGGAGGAGCACTCAGAGGTTGAGGCCACCGTGACTGTAAAAAGCGTCCCTGACCATCAGCTCTTCTcctctgaggaggaggaggaagatgacgaTGAAGAGGAGACAGAAGATGAGAGGTCAGAAGTTGAGGTGATTCCAGGTCAGGCTCCACCGCCGCCGACCGAACCCTCGCCACACTTTCAGGGAATCATCAACCTAGCTTTTGACGATGACGGCGTGGATCAGGAGAATGATCAGCCCGACTACCAGTCCACGTCTAACTTCCGTCGGTCAGTGTTGCTCTCTGTTGATGAGTGTGAAGAGTTGGGCTCAGAAGAAGGCGGCATCCAAACTCCACCTCAGCAGTCAGATGATGCTTTGACTCCGTGTGATGTTTTTGAGTCCAACCCTACAGCTCCTCAGTCTAACTACGCCCCCTCCAATGACCTACAGAACCACCTGCCACGCCATGTTAAAAATACAGGTAtgaagcacaaaaaacacaaggaagaacaggaagaaaaatccTCTGTATTCCTTACAGAGCTCCAGGACCCGGTGCAGGAGGAGAATAACCACATCCAGGTGGAGGGAGTGAAGTCCAGCTGTCCTCCACTGGACTCTGACACCAGAGACCTCCCTCCCCAGGAGCGCCCATGCCACCTGGATCTGCGACACACCGAACAGTACAATGGAGGGATGAGCAAAAATCACATCAATCCCTCAGAAAGCAAGAAAGCTGATTTACATCTAGACTTAAATGAGCCTCAGCTGACAGGGGACTCTCCTGTACATGCTGCACAGTCTCCAGCAG GGGACAATGGTTGTGACAGATTGGATCAAACCTGCAAACATGACCGCCGACCGTCCAAAGCCCTCTCTCCCATTTACGAGATGGATGTGGGAGAAGCCTTTGAACACTGTTCGGACAAGGACAGGAATGCTAAACAGCAGGCGGATGAAGAAAAGCAAAGAGGGGACGGGAACAAAAGCAGTGAGTTTGCAGAGCGGGACTGGAGTCTGCTGAGGCAGCTCCTCTCGGATCACGAGTCCAATCTGGGCATCATAAACCCGGTGCCTGAGGAGCTCAACCTGGCCCAGTACCTTATCAAGCAGACTCTCTCCCTGTCACGTGACTGCCTGGACTCAGAGGCCTTCCTCTCGCCAGAGAAGGAGACCTTCAAACGCTGGGCGGAGCTCATCTCGCCCATGGAGGACTCTTCCACCAGCATCACTGTGACCAGTTTCTCCCCAGAAGATGCTGCATCTCCCCAGGGGGAGTGGACCATCGTGGAACTGGAAACGCATCACTGA